Proteins from a single region of Hyphomicrobiales bacterium:
- the prpE gene encoding propionyl-CoA synthetase (catalyzes the formation of propionyl-CoA using propionate as a substrate; PrpE from Ralstonia solanacearum can produce acetyl-, propionyl-, butyryl- and acrylyl-coenzyme A, and Salmonella enterica produces propionyl- and butyryl-coenzyme A; not expressed in Escherichia coli when grown on propionate/minimal media; ATP-dependent), which yields MASKYNEIYEGWKAHPEEFWAKAAAEIDWYKPWDKVLDADAGAYGRWFVGAECNTCYNCLDRHVERGRPGQAALIYDSPITGRKASYTYAELLERVQAMAAVMQDKGIEKGDRVIIYMPMIPEAVMAMLACARLGAVHSVVFGGFAANELATRIEDAKPKMIVSASCGIEPGRVIPYKPLLDGAIELSSHKVESCLILQREEVTADLIEGRDFDLGALTDEADAAGREVPCVPVAATDPLYILYTSGTTGQPKGVVRDNGGHMVALKWSMHGVYGIEPGEVFWAASDVGWVVGHSYICYAPLLHGCTTIVFEGKPVGTPDAGTFWRVISEHSVSALFTAPTAFRAIKRDDPNGEFIGKYDMTSLRTLFLAGERADPDTIQWAEKMLNVPVIDHWWQTETAWAIAGNPVGLGMLPVKYGSPTVPMPGYDVQVLDDAGHPVAQGSLGNIVVKLPLPPGCLPTLWNAEKRFHDAYLAEFPGYYKTADAGYMDEDGYLFIMARTDDIINVAGHRLSTGGMEEVLASHPDVAECAVIGIADKLKGQMPCGFVVLKSGVTKSHEEIEKELIKLVREKIGPVAAFKIAITVDRLPKTRSGKILRGTMRQIADGEEYKMPATIDDPGILDEIEEALKEHGIGV from the coding sequence ATGGCAAGCAAGTACAACGAGATCTATGAAGGCTGGAAAGCCCACCCGGAAGAGTTCTGGGCGAAGGCCGCGGCGGAAATCGACTGGTATAAGCCGTGGGACAAGGTGCTCGATGCGGACGCAGGCGCCTATGGCCGTTGGTTCGTCGGCGCCGAGTGCAACACCTGCTACAACTGCCTCGACCGTCACGTCGAGCGGGGCCGCCCGGGCCAGGCCGCGCTGATCTATGATTCTCCCATCACCGGCCGCAAGGCGAGCTACACCTACGCCGAACTGCTCGAGCGGGTTCAGGCGATGGCCGCCGTCATGCAGGACAAGGGCATCGAGAAGGGCGACCGCGTCATCATCTACATGCCGATGATCCCCGAAGCGGTCATGGCGATGCTCGCCTGCGCCCGCCTCGGCGCGGTGCATTCGGTGGTGTTCGGCGGCTTCGCGGCGAACGAGCTTGCGACCCGCATCGAGGACGCCAAGCCGAAGATGATCGTCTCGGCCTCCTGCGGCATCGAGCCGGGCCGCGTCATCCCCTACAAGCCGCTGCTCGACGGCGCCATCGAACTGAGCAGCCACAAGGTTGAGAGCTGCCTCATCCTGCAGCGCGAGGAAGTCACCGCCGACCTCATCGAGGGGCGCGATTTCGATCTCGGCGCGCTGACCGACGAGGCCGATGCGGCGGGCCGCGAGGTGCCGTGCGTGCCGGTCGCCGCAACGGATCCGCTGTACATTCTGTATACGTCGGGCACCACCGGTCAGCCGAAGGGCGTCGTGCGCGACAATGGCGGTCACATGGTGGCGCTGAAATGGTCGATGCACGGTGTCTACGGCATCGAGCCGGGCGAGGTGTTCTGGGCCGCGTCGGATGTCGGCTGGGTCGTCGGCCACTCCTATATCTGCTACGCGCCGCTCTTGCATGGCTGCACGACCATCGTGTTCGAGGGCAAGCCGGTCGGCACGCCGGACGCCGGCACCTTCTGGCGGGTCATTTCGGAACACAGCGTCTCGGCGCTGTTCACCGCGCCGACGGCCTTCCGCGCCATCAAGCGCGACGACCCGAATGGCGAGTTCATCGGCAAGTACGACATGACCAGCCTGCGCACGCTGTTCCTGGCCGGCGAGCGCGCCGACCCGGACACCATCCAGTGGGCGGAGAAGATGCTCAACGTGCCGGTGATCGATCACTGGTGGCAGACGGAAACGGCCTGGGCGATCGCCGGCAATCCGGTTGGGCTCGGCATGCTGCCGGTCAAGTACGGTTCGCCGACCGTGCCGATGCCGGGCTACGACGTGCAGGTGCTCGACGATGCCGGCCATCCGGTCGCGCAGGGCTCGCTCGGCAATATCGTCGTCAAGCTGCCGCTGCCGCCGGGCTGCCTGCCGACGCTGTGGAACGCCGAGAAGCGCTTCCACGACGCCTATCTTGCCGAGTTCCCCGGCTACTACAAGACGGCGGACGCGGGCTACATGGATGAGGACGGCTATCTCTTCATCATGGCGCGCACCGACGACATCATCAACGTCGCCGGCCACCGGTTGTCGACGGGTGGCATGGAAGAGGTTCTCGCCAGCCATCCCGATGTTGCAGAATGCGCCGTCATCGGCATCGCCGACAAGCTGAAGGGCCAGATGCCGTGCGGTTTCGTGGTGCTGAAGTCGGGTGTGACCAAGTCGCATGAGGAGATCGAGAAGGAGCTCATCAAGCTGGTGCGCGAGAAGATCGGCCCGGTTGCCGCCTTCAAGATAGCGATCACTGTCGACCGCCTGCCGAAGACCCGCTCCGGCAAGATCCTGCGCGGCACGATGCGCCAGATCGCCGACGGTGAGGAATACAAGATGCCGGCGACGATCGATGATCCGGGCATTCTCGACGAAATCGAGGAAGCGCTGAAAGAGCACGGCATCGGCGTCTGA
- a CDS encoding acyl-CoA synthetase (activates fatty acids by binding to coenzyme A): protein MSANSNFYEVDLDKNEANHQPLTPLTFLARSATVFPDHVAIIHGNQTTTYRDFYARARKLGSALSKRGLKKGDTVSVMLANTPPMLEAHYGVPMCGAVLNTLNTRLDAQIIAFSLEHAETKVLITDREFAATVKDALKLMKGEKPLVIDYDDPEFPQTGEKLGSVDYEALLAEGDADFAWAMPEDEWNAISLNYTSGTTGNPKGVVYHHRGASLLAVGNVVTASMAKHPVYLWTLPMFHCNGWCFPWSISVVAGTHVCLRWVRPKAIWDALADHRVTHLCGAPIVMATILNAPADDKRELDHTVEFFTAAAPPPEAVLAAMGEAGFNVTHLYGLTETYGPAVVNDWKSDWDALDPAARAAKKARQGVRYAALEDLTVMNSKTMERVPADGETIGEVMFRGNIVMKGYLKNPTATAEAFAGGWFHSGDLGVLHPDGYIQLKDRSKDIIISGGENISSIEVEDTLYKHPAVQAAAVVAKPDDKWGETPCAFVELKPGNETVTKEDIIAHCRGNLAHFKAPRHVVFTELPKTSTGKIQKFKLREMAKEI from the coding sequence GTGTCCGCCAATTCCAATTTCTACGAAGTCGACCTCGACAAGAACGAGGCCAACCATCAGCCGCTGACGCCGCTGACCTTCCTCGCCCGCTCGGCGACCGTGTTCCCCGATCATGTCGCGATCATCCATGGCAATCAGACGACCACCTACCGCGACTTCTATGCCCGCGCCCGCAAGCTCGGCTCGGCACTTTCAAAGCGCGGCCTGAAGAAGGGCGACACCGTCTCGGTGATGCTCGCCAATACCCCGCCGATGCTCGAAGCCCATTACGGCGTGCCGATGTGCGGCGCGGTGCTGAACACGCTCAACACAAGGCTCGATGCGCAGATCATCGCCTTCTCGCTCGAACATGCCGAAACCAAGGTGCTGATCACCGACCGCGAATTCGCCGCCACGGTGAAGGACGCGCTGAAGCTGATGAAGGGCGAGAAGCCGCTCGTCATCGATTATGACGATCCCGAATTCCCGCAGACCGGCGAGAAACTCGGCTCCGTCGACTACGAGGCCCTGCTGGCCGAGGGCGACGCGGACTTCGCCTGGGCCATGCCGGAAGACGAGTGGAACGCCATTTCGCTCAACTACACCTCCGGCACCACCGGCAATCCGAAGGGCGTCGTCTACCACCACCGCGGCGCCTCGCTGCTCGCCGTCGGCAATGTGGTGACGGCCTCGATGGCCAAGCACCCGGTCTATCTGTGGACGTTGCCGATGTTCCACTGCAACGGCTGGTGCTTCCCGTGGTCGATCTCGGTCGTTGCCGGCACCCATGTCTGCCTGCGCTGGGTCCGCCCGAAGGCGATCTGGGACGCGCTCGCCGACCACCGCGTCACCCATCTTTGCGGCGCCCCGATCGTCATGGCGACGATCCTCAACGCGCCGGCCGACGACAAGCGTGAACTCGACCACACGGTCGAATTCTTCACCGCCGCCGCCCCGCCGCCGGAAGCCGTGCTCGCCGCAATGGGCGAGGCCGGCTTCAATGTCACCCACCTCTACGGCCTGACCGAGACTTACGGCCCCGCCGTCGTCAACGACTGGAAGAGCGACTGGGACGCGCTCGATCCCGCCGCCCGCGCCGCCAAGAAGGCCCGTCAGGGTGTCCGCTACGCAGCGCTTGAAGACCTCACCGTCATGAATTCGAAGACCATGGAGCGCGTGCCGGCCGACGGCGAGACCATCGGCGAGGTGATGTTCCGCGGCAATATCGTCATGAAGGGCTATCTGAAGAATCCGACGGCGACCGCCGAAGCTTTTGCCGGCGGCTGGTTCCACTCCGGCGACCTCGGCGTGCTGCACCCCGATGGCTACATCCAGCTCAAGGACCGCTCGAAGGACATCATCATCTCCGGCGGTGAGAACATTTCCTCGATCGAGGTCGAGGACACACTCTACAAGCACCCGGCGGTGCAGGCCGCCGCCGTCGTTGCCAAGCCCGACGACAAATGGGGCGAGACCCCGTGCGCCTTCGTCGAACTGAAGCCCGGCAACGAGACCGTGACGAAAGAGGACATCATCGCCCATTGCCGTGGGAACCTCGCCCACTTCAAGGCCCCGCGCCATGTCGTCTTCACCGAGCTGCCGAAGACGTCGACCGGCAAGATCCAGAAGTTCAAGCTGCGCGAAATGGCCAAGGAAATCTGA
- a CDS encoding 5-(carboxyamino)imidazole ribonucleotide synthase, with protein sequence MAAETALKPGAVIGILGGGQLGRMIALAAARLGLKSHIFCPDPHSPAFDVTSLSTCAAYEDEAALARFAESVEIVTYEFENVPEATAAFLQARVPVRPGPRSLAICQDRLAEKDFLTGIGIETAPYRAVDSLEDLVAALDTLGTPSVLKTRRFGYDGKGQAMIRDKADAANAWDTIGKAPAILEGFVPFSEECSVLVARSTDGEMAVYDIALNRHENHILKFTTVPAPIAEATAEAAREIGRKAADALYHVGMLAVELFLVSDNNGERLIANEMAPRVHNSGHWTEDACLVSQFEQHARAVAGWPLGNTDRLADVEMENLIGDDADRWPALLAEVDAHIHLYGKTETRPGRKMGHVNRLQRRGSPA encoded by the coding sequence ATGGCCGCTGAAACCGCCCTCAAGCCCGGCGCCGTCATCGGCATACTCGGCGGCGGTCAGCTCGGCCGCATGATCGCGCTCGCAGCGGCACGCCTCGGGCTGAAGAGCCACATCTTCTGCCCGGACCCCCACTCGCCGGCCTTCGACGTCACCTCGCTCTCGACCTGTGCCGCCTATGAGGACGAGGCGGCCCTTGCCCGCTTCGCCGAGAGCGTCGAAATCGTGACCTACGAATTCGAAAACGTGCCGGAAGCGACCGCGGCTTTCCTTCAGGCTCGCGTTCCCGTCCGCCCCGGCCCGCGCTCGCTGGCAATCTGCCAGGACCGACTGGCCGAAAAGGACTTCCTGACCGGCATCGGCATCGAGACCGCCCCCTATCGCGCCGTCGACAGCCTCGAGGACCTTGTTGCCGCGCTCGACACGCTCGGCACCCCGTCCGTGCTGAAGACCCGCCGCTTCGGCTATGACGGCAAGGGGCAGGCGATGATCCGCGACAAAGCCGACGCGGCAAACGCCTGGGACACGATCGGCAAGGCACCGGCCATCCTCGAAGGCTTCGTCCCCTTCTCCGAGGAATGCTCGGTGCTGGTCGCACGCAGCACGGACGGCGAAATGGCGGTCTACGACATCGCGCTGAACCGACACGAGAACCACATCCTGAAATTTACCACTGTACCGGCGCCGATTGCCGAGGCGACGGCGGAAGCCGCACGCGAGATCGGACGCAAGGCCGCCGACGCCCTCTATCATGTCGGCATGCTGGCGGTCGAACTGTTCCTCGTCAGCGACAACAACGGCGAACGCCTGATCGCCAACGAAATGGCACCGCGGGTGCACAATTCCGGCCACTGGACCGAGGACGCCTGCCTCGTCTCGCAGTTCGAACAGCATGCCCGCGCGGTTGCCGGCTGGCCGCTCGGCAACACCGATCGCTTGGCCGACGTCGAGATGGAAAACCTCATCGGCGACGATGCCGACCGCTGGCCCGCACTGCTGGCCGAAGTCGACGCCCACATTCATCTCTATGGCAAGACGGAGACCCGCCCGGGCCGGAAAATGGGACACGTCAACCGGTTGCAGCGGCGCGGCAGCCCGGCCTGA
- a CDS encoding dehydrogenase has protein sequence MTLENKVAIVTGAARGIGYAIARRFVAEGARVIVSDIDEDAGVATAEELSRQGEASFVHCDVGERLDVRNLVAATLDRYSAIDVLANNAGIVHGADFLELEEADFDRVLRVNLKGMFLTGQAVARHMVETVKEGGAPGAIVNMSSINAVFAIANQVPYSISKGGVNQLTKVMALSLAPYGIRVNAIGPGSIMTEMLSSVNSDPTARNRILSRTPMGRIGEPHEIASIATFLASDAASYMTGQTLYADGGRLPLNYTVPVDEA, from the coding sequence GTGACCCTTGAAAACAAAGTCGCCATCGTGACCGGCGCCGCGCGCGGCATCGGCTACGCCATTGCCCGCCGTTTCGTTGCCGAAGGCGCGCGGGTCATCGTCTCCGACATTGACGAAGACGCGGGCGTGGCGACTGCCGAGGAATTGTCCCGGCAGGGCGAAGCGAGCTTCGTGCATTGCGACGTCGGCGAGCGGCTCGACGTGCGCAATCTGGTGGCCGCGACGCTCGACCGCTACAGCGCGATTGACGTTCTGGCGAACAACGCCGGCATCGTGCATGGCGCCGATTTCCTTGAGCTTGAAGAAGCCGATTTCGACCGCGTGCTGCGGGTCAATCTGAAGGGCATGTTCCTGACCGGCCAGGCGGTTGCACGGCACATGGTCGAGACCGTGAAGGAAGGCGGCGCACCGGGCGCGATCGTCAACATGTCGTCGATCAACGCGGTGTTCGCGATCGCCAACCAGGTGCCCTATTCGATTTCGAAGGGCGGCGTGAACCAGCTCACCAAGGTGATGGCGCTGTCGCTGGCACCCTACGGCATCCGGGTCAACGCGATTGGCCCGGGCTCGATCATGACGGAGATGCTGTCTTCGGTGAATTCCGACCCGACGGCGCGCAACCGCATCCTGTCGCGCACGCCGATGGGGCGGATCGGCGAGCCGCACGAGATCGCCTCGATCGCGACGTTCCTGGCGTCCGACGCGGCCAGCTACATGACCGGGCAGACGCTCTATGCGGATGGCGGTCGGCTGCCGCTCAATTACACGGTGCCCGTCGACGAGGCCTGA
- a CDS encoding NAD(P)H-quinone oxidoreductase → MTGATPETMIAIGISEPGGPQVLVPENRPVPHAYEGEILIKVAAAGINRPDVLQRQGLYPPPKGASDIPGLEVAGEVVALGRGVDRWQVGDQVCALVTGGGYGEYCVANEAATLPVPEGLSMVEAAALPETFFTVWSNVFMRGGLKLNETFLVHGGTSGIGTTAIQLAKAFGATVLATAGSEEKCEKCRELGADHAINYLTTDFVDAVKSATGGHGADVILDMVGGDYIERNYSAAAIEGRIVQIAFLNGSSAEVDFRRLMLKRLTHTGSTLRAREIPFKASVAAALKQKVWPLIEAGKVRPVIDSTYPLADAAAGHARMDSGKHIGKIVLTVGT, encoded by the coding sequence ATGACCGGTGCCACCCCTGAAACCATGATCGCGATCGGCATCAGCGAACCCGGCGGCCCGCAGGTCCTCGTGCCGGAGAACCGCCCGGTGCCGCACGCCTATGAAGGCGAGATCCTGATCAAGGTCGCCGCCGCCGGCATCAACAGACCCGATGTGCTGCAGCGCCAGGGCCTCTATCCGCCGCCGAAAGGCGCTTCCGACATTCCAGGGCTCGAGGTGGCCGGCGAGGTCGTCGCACTCGGTCGCGGCGTCGACCGCTGGCAGGTCGGCGACCAGGTCTGCGCCCTCGTCACCGGTGGCGGCTACGGCGAATACTGCGTCGCCAACGAGGCTGCGACGCTGCCCGTCCCGGAAGGCCTGTCGATGGTCGAGGCCGCTGCCCTGCCGGAAACCTTCTTCACCGTGTGGTCGAACGTCTTCATGCGCGGCGGCCTGAAGCTCAACGAGACCTTCCTCGTCCACGGCGGCACGTCGGGCATCGGCACCACCGCCATCCAGCTCGCCAAGGCGTTTGGCGCCACCGTGCTCGCCACCGCCGGCAGCGAGGAGAAGTGTGAGAAATGCCGTGAACTCGGCGCCGATCACGCCATCAACTACCTGACCACCGATTTCGTCGACGCGGTGAAGTCGGCCACCGGCGGCCACGGCGCCGATGTCATCCTCGACATGGTTGGCGGCGACTACATCGAGCGCAACTACTCGGCCGCGGCCATCGAGGGCCGCATCGTTCAGATCGCCTTCCTCAACGGATCGAGCGCCGAGGTCGATTTCCGCCGCCTCATGCTGAAGCGCCTGACCCATACCGGCTCGACGCTGCGCGCCCGCGAGATCCCGTTCAAGGCCTCCGTTGCTGCGGCTTTGAAGCAGAAGGTCTGGCCGCTGATCGAAGCCGGCAAGGTCCGCCCGGTGATCGACTCGACCTACCCGCTTGCCGACGCCGCTGCCGGCCACGCGCGGATGGATTCCGGCAAGCACATCGGCAAGATCGTACTCACCGTCGGAACCTGA
- the purE gene encoding 5-(carboxyamino)imidazole ribonucleotide mutase, producing MTSEKAAPVAIIMGSQSDWPTMRNAAETLDALGIAYEARIVSAHRTPQRLYDFATTAADRGVKVVIAGAGGAAHLPGMAASMTRLPVFGVPIESKTMKGIDSLYSIVQMPAGVPVGTLAIGRSGAVNAALLAASVLALSDDALAERLDAWRAAQTASVADIPVDEA from the coding sequence ATGACGAGCGAAAAAGCGGCACCGGTGGCAATCATCATGGGTAGCCAGTCCGACTGGCCGACCATGCGCAACGCGGCGGAAACCCTCGATGCGCTCGGCATCGCCTACGAAGCGCGCATCGTCTCCGCCCATCGCACCCCGCAACGCCTCTACGATTTCGCCACCACCGCGGCCGACCGCGGCGTCAAAGTCGTCATCGCCGGCGCCGGCGGAGCAGCACACCTGCCCGGGATGGCCGCCTCCATGACGCGGCTGCCGGTGTTCGGCGTGCCCATCGAGTCGAAGACCATGAAGGGCATCGACAGCCTTTACTCGATCGTCCAGATGCCGGCCGGCGTACCGGTCGGAACGCTGGCGATCGGCCGCTCCGGCGCCGTCAACGCGGCCCTTCTGGCGGCCAGCGTTCTGGCGCTCAGTGACGACGCGCTCGCCGAACGCCTCGACGCCTGGCGCGCGGCGCAGACCGCCTCGGTCGCGGACATTCCCGTCGACGAAGCCTGA
- a CDS encoding MarR family transcriptional regulator yields the protein MKAYGMAGHVIRRLHQLSTHVFSKRMADVGFDLTPVQFAAMDAVIARPGIDQAGIAAAIAYDRATIGGVIDRLEQKGFVERRVCKRDRRAREVRPTKKGLAAFEEILPVVVALQEDILTGLDDTERATFLRLAEKAIGTPPEGQPETPETSKPA from the coding sequence ATGAAAGCATACGGCATGGCGGGCCATGTGATCCGGCGGCTGCATCAGCTCTCGACGCACGTCTTTTCAAAGCGCATGGCGGACGTCGGATTCGACCTGACGCCGGTCCAGTTCGCCGCCATGGACGCGGTCATCGCCCGGCCCGGCATCGATCAGGCCGGCATCGCAGCCGCCATCGCCTACGACCGCGCAACCATCGGCGGCGTCATCGACCGCCTGGAGCAGAAAGGCTTCGTCGAGCGCCGCGTCTGCAAGCGCGACCGCCGCGCCCGCGAGGTGCGTCCGACGAAGAAGGGCCTTGCCGCGTTCGAGGAAATCCTGCCGGTCGTCGTCGCGTTGCAGGAGGATATCCTCACCGGCCTCGACGACACCGAGCGCGCGACCTTCCTCAGGCTTGCCGAAAAGGCCATCGGCACACCGCCCGAGGGGCAACCGGAAACCCCCGAAACATCGAAGCCGGCATAA
- a CDS encoding DUF1192 domain-containing protein — translation MALFDDDRPVKRPVTHEVGQDLSQLSVAELEDRLALLRDEIERVEREIAGKEKSRSAADAFFKS, via the coding sequence ATGGCACTATTCGATGATGACAGGCCGGTGAAGCGGCCGGTGACGCATGAGGTCGGGCAGGACCTGTCGCAGCTCTCGGTGGCCGAGCTCGAGGATCGGTTGGCACTGTTGCGCGACGAGATCGAGCGGGTGGAGCGCGAAATCGCGGGCAAGGAAAAGTCGCGCTCGGCGGCGGATGCCTTTTTCAAGAGCTAG
- a CDS encoding DUF465 domain-containing protein yields the protein MSQEANLVELEEQHQALQREIEEELSHPGYDDLHLAELKRRKLVLKDEILKLKGE from the coding sequence ATGTCTCAAGAAGCAAATCTCGTCGAGCTTGAAGAACAACATCAGGCGCTGCAAAGAGAAATTGAAGAAGAGCTTTCCCACCCGGGTTATGACGACCTCCATTTGGCAGAGCTGAAGCGACGAAAGCTTGTACTCAAGGACGAGATTTTGAAGCTGAAAGGCGAATAA
- a CDS encoding DUF1013 domain-containing protein: MANTPLMPKATAVWLVDNTALSFDQIAAFCRLHPLEVKAIADGDAAQGIKGLDPVQTGQLTREEIEKAQKNPAHKLSLADPKVRVPESRRRGPRYTPVSRRQDRPNAILWLLRNHPELKDSQIMRLVGTTKPTIQSIRERTHWNAANLTPTDPVALGLCSQIELDLEVEKASKNLPRPMEGATLLSVDESTAPDPFAMIPGSTVEEEPEEEELDAALVFAKLNAMKDETPEEDEE; this comes from the coding sequence ATGGCGAACACGCCCCTGATGCCGAAGGCAACGGCCGTCTGGTTGGTCGACAACACAGCGCTGAGCTTCGATCAGATCGCCGCTTTTTGCAGACTTCACCCGCTTGAGGTGAAGGCGATTGCCGACGGCGACGCCGCGCAGGGCATCAAGGGTCTCGACCCGGTTCAGACCGGTCAGCTGACCCGCGAGGAAATCGAGAAGGCGCAGAAGAACCCGGCGCACAAGCTGTCGCTGGCCGACCCGAAGGTTCGCGTGCCGGAATCGCGTCGCCGCGGTCCCCGCTACACGCCGGTGTCGCGCCGCCAGGACCGCCCGAACGCCATTCTCTGGCTGCTGCGCAACCATCCCGAGTTGAAGGACAGCCAGATCATGCGCCTCGTCGGCACCACCAAGCCGACGATCCAGTCGATCCGCGAACGCACCCACTGGAACGCCGCCAATCTGACGCCGACCGATCCGGTCGCGCTTGGCCTGTGCAGCCAGATCGAACTCGACCTCGAAGTCGAGAAGGCGTCGAAGAACCTGCCGCGTCCGATGGAAGGTGCGACCCTGCTGTCGGTCGACGAGTCGACCGCGCCGGATCCGTTCGCGATGATCCCGGGCTCGACCGTCGAGGAAGAGCCGGAAGAAGAAGAGCTCGACGCCGCACTTGTGTTCGCCAAGCTGAACGCCATGAAGGACGAGACGCCGGAGGAAGACGAGGAGTAA
- a CDS encoding phenol 2-monooxygenase (catalyzes the formation of catechol from phenol), with protein MQYYVDGFRGGDPDVKNAAPNRRDRSDCAPMPEKVDVLIAGTGPAGLCLAAQLAQFPEIDTMIVESSPRNIVKGKADGINTRTMEMFQAFGFADKVKRESYWVNQTTFWTPDPANPAHIKRIGRVQDVADDSSEMPHILINQARLHALFLDVMKDAPARIEPDYNWAVKDLTIDTTTDDYPVTVTLEDTGVNWGETITVRANYVVGCDGARSTVRKAIGGELHGDAAHQAWGVMDILANTDFPDVRQKCLITSAKEGNILILPREGGYLFRMYVELDKLNADERVANRNFTAEHMIAAANRIMQPYTIDVKEIVWWSIYEIGHRMTDRFDDVPAGEQATRMPRVFTAGDACHTHSPKAGQGMNVSMQDTFNLGWKLAHVFQGRADASLLHSYSAERWAEAKRLVDTDHEWARIMSAPPGQSELDGSDMPRFQKQFIENLEFTGGLAVKYNESALIAAPTHQALASGEEIGRRFHSAPVVRVSDAKQMQLGHAAEADGRWRIYAFAGKADSSAPGSAIHKLADWLENDPASPVVKYTKEGENMDAVIDLRAVFQQTFDELAYEDMPALLKPLKGKLGLQDHEKVFAVDHKGVGDIFDMRGIDRDTGCMIVVRPDQYIAQILPLDGYADLAAFFDGFLLEQK; from the coding sequence ATGCAGTATTATGTGGACGGTTTCCGCGGGGGCGATCCCGACGTCAAGAATGCGGCGCCGAACCGCCGTGACCGCAGCGATTGCGCGCCGATGCCGGAAAAGGTCGACGTGCTGATCGCCGGCACCGGTCCCGCCGGCCTCTGTCTTGCCGCGCAGCTCGCCCAGTTCCCGGAAATCGACACGATGATCGTTGAGAGCAGCCCGCGCAACATCGTCAAGGGCAAGGCCGACGGCATCAACACGCGCACCATGGAGATGTTCCAGGCGTTCGGTTTCGCCGACAAGGTCAAGCGCGAGAGCTACTGGGTCAACCAGACGACGTTCTGGACGCCGGATCCGGCGAACCCGGCGCATATCAAGCGCATCGGCCGGGTGCAGGACGTTGCAGACGATTCCTCCGAGATGCCGCATATCCTGATCAACCAGGCGCGGCTGCATGCACTTTTCCTCGACGTGATGAAGGACGCGCCGGCGCGGATCGAGCCGGACTACAACTGGGCGGTCAAGGACCTCACCATCGACACGACGACCGACGACTACCCGGTCACGGTGACGCTGGAAGACACCGGCGTGAACTGGGGCGAGACGATTACCGTGCGGGCCAACTATGTGGTCGGCTGCGACGGCGCGCGTTCCACCGTGCGCAAGGCGATCGGCGGCGAGTTGCATGGCGACGCGGCGCATCAGGCCTGGGGCGTGATGGACATCCTCGCCAACACCGATTTCCCGGATGTGCGCCAGAAGTGCCTGATCACCTCAGCGAAGGAAGGCAACATCCTGATCCTGCCGCGCGAGGGCGGCTATCTGTTCCGCATGTATGTGGAGCTCGACAAGCTGAACGCCGACGAGCGCGTCGCCAACCGCAATTTCACCGCCGAGCACATGATCGCGGCGGCGAACCGGATCATGCAGCCCTACACGATCGACGTGAAGGAGATCGTCTGGTGGTCGATCTATGAAATCGGCCATCGCATGACCGACCGTTTCGACGATGTGCCGGCCGGCGAGCAGGCAACCCGCATGCCGCGCGTCTTCACCGCGGGCGACGCCTGCCACACCCACAGCCCGAAGGCCGGGCAGGGCATGAACGTCTCGATGCAGGACACCTTCAATCTCGGCTGGAAGCTGGCGCATGTGTTCCAGGGCCGCGCCGACGCGAGCCTCTTGCACAGCTATTCCGCCGAGCGCTGGGCGGAGGCCAAGCGCCTGGTCGACACCGACCACGAATGGGCGCGCATCATGTCCGCCCCTCCGGGCCAGTCCGAGCTCGACGGTTCGGACATGCCGCGCTTCCAGAAGCAGTTCATCGAGAATCTGGAATTCACCGGCGGGCTCGCGGTCAAATACAACGAATCCGCGCTGATCGCCGCGCCGACGCATCAGGCGCTGGCGAGCGGCGAGGAGATCGGCCGCCGCTTCCATTCCGCGCCGGTGGTGCGGGTGTCGGACGCCAAGCAGATGCAGCTCGGCCACGCGGCGGAGGCCGACGGGCGCTGGCGGATCTACGCCTTTGCCGGCAAGGCCGACAGCTCGGCGCCGGGTTCGGCGATCCACAAGCTCGCCGACTGGCTGGAGAACGATCCGGCTTCGCCGGTGGTGAAGTACACCAAGGAAGGTGAGAACATGGACGCGGTGATCGATCTGCGCGCGGTGTTCCAACAGACCTTCGACGAGCTCGCCTATGAGGACATGCCGGCGCTGTTGAAGCCGCTGAAAGGCAAGCTCGGCCTGCAGGACCACGAGAAGGTCTTCGCGGTCGACCACAAGGGCGTTGGCGACATCTTCGACATGCGCGGCATCGACCGCGACACGGGCTGCATGATCGTCGTGCGCCCCGACCAGTATATCGCGCAAATCCTGCCGCTCGACGGCTATGCAGACCTCGCCGCCTTCTTCGACGGGTTTTTGTTGGAGCAGAAGTAG